In Candidatus Kryptoniota bacterium, the sequence GACCACGGTGCAGGTGCAAGGTTCGCGTCGAAGGAGGTGACATCGCCGGTGTTCGCACTGACCGTGACAAATCCGTCTCGCGCATTTCCGCCCACGGATTGGAACACGCCGCCCACGAAGAGAGTCGTGTCATGGAGTGCCAGCGCACTGACCTGGGGGGAATTGTCATCAAACGCAACCTTCAAGCCGGTCGGCTGGCCGGTTATTTCGCTCAATGCTGCGACGTCCTGACGCAGCACTCCTCCGAAGCTGTACATATCCCCGCCGGCAAAAACTTTTCCACTGTAATAAAGGAGGGCTGATGCGTAATCGCTTGCGGACGCGTTCCAGCTTTGAAGAGTCCCGTTGGTATCGACATCCGCGAAACGTGTACGGGTTTGTCCCTGAACGGAAGAGAAGTCGCCGGAGAAATATATCTGGGCCCCGTTGTTGGTAATTGTCTGGATACTGCTCCCCTGAAGAAGTCCGGCATCCCAACGGGTTGGTAGCGCGCTGGCTGTGTCAACTGAGGCGATTGAGTACCTGGTAGAGTCGCCGATTGCGTCGAAGGATCCGCCGAAGAAAACATTCCCACCGATGACTTTCACGCACTGACAATATGGAATCCCGCTGATGGAAACATCCTGCGTGTTCCAGCTTGTGGCGTTGCCGTCGGTCGTGTCAAGTTCCGCGAGGGCTTCCACAGACTGGGAGCCGATACTGGAGAAACTTCCCGCAACATAAATGTATCCGTTAGCTGCGTCCAGTCCGCCTATAGAGCCGAAATCACCCGATGGACTTGGATTCCATGCCCTCACGTTGCCGTCAAGATCGAGCGATGCGAGTTGATTTCTCGAGGAATCACCGACTGTTGAAAAGTAGCCTCCGATGTAGATCCTGTTACCGTAAACAAGTATAGTTGCGACACTGTTGTCCAAATTCGGTTTCGTCCACGTCGGATCTACATTTCCTGTCGTGACGCTCACAGACGACAGGTCTGCGTCTGCCTGGCCGCCGATATTGGAAAAGTATCCACCGACAATCAGTGAGTTGCCATTCAGCGCGAGGGAACTCACCCCGTCATCCGGATTAGGGTTCCATGTGTTGTCCACAGAACCGTCGGACAGGATGTGCGCGAGATTGTTTATCGAAACATTTCCGACTTTCGAGAAGAAGCCTCCTATGAAGAGGCCGCCCGCGCCATCAGAGATGACCGCGTTGACATTACCCGACATACTGGATACTTTCGGAAAGCTACTGTTGATTGAGCCGGTGGTCGGGTCGAGCGCAGCGAAGTTGCCTGTGATCGGCCCCAGATAATCGAAGTCGCCTCCGATGTAAACAAGATCGTGAGCATCGTCGACTATAATTGAATTGACCGTGTTGTTCGGGACCCAGTATTTAGAATCAAGGGTCTGCGAGCTTGATGCGATCGTGAAAATCGACATGACAATCGCGAGACCGAACAACCCTCGCGAAGCATATTTGAAACAGGTGTTAATTAAAGACGGCATCTCTCCTCCTTTTGTAGCCATAAGATTATCGTAAAATGAGCTTCCAGTCGGAAGACTGTCTTCCGCAGAGTGTTATGATTCCTTGGTGTTATCAGCGGATTATAAATCTAAAAAACGGACTTTGAGTTCTAAGAGTTCCCATTTAGAGTGCGATGCGAGTATTATGTGACCGTCACTTTGAAAGTGACAGTCACCGCCACATTTACTTCACCAAAGCCAATTCCTTGATCGACATATATCTTTCTGCGTTGATTCCGACAAGGGGGGTTATATTTGCAGAGACCATCGGCAGAGGTTCAAACGCACAGCATCCCCTCGCGATCTACTATCAATCTGATGACATAGTTTCCCGACGAGGACGTGAAGTCTGAAAGTCCGTTCTTGAGAACTTTAAATGAATAGCTGTCGTACCGGCCAAGCCAGTCCTCAGTCCCGAACCACAGGAAACCCTCTTTGTCCTGAGTTATCGAATATGCCGATGACTGCGAAAGCCCCCGCTGAAGGGAAATATGTTCAAATCTCAGGGATTGTGCGTAAGCGACAACTGCGCCGACGCACAGTAGAACTGTTGTTGTTAACGTGCTCCTGTAGCTCTCCAACGGAATTTACAACAGTTCGCGCGGGCTTAAGATTCCGGATGTGTAGAAAAGTAGAACGTCTCCCTGATATGGCAGGGAGTAATCAGACAATCCGTTCGAGGGGTACCTGGAATAATCTGATATGGTCGTCGGGTCGAGGGATGTCTTTGTTGGTCGCATTTATTCCGTCGACAAGTTTCTCGAGAGATGCTTCCTGTTCAAACGCGATCATGTATACGACGTTAGTACCGGGAAAGCTTCTCGTGTCGAGGTGGGGATCCGTGCCGTGGCCTTTGCCTTTGACATGCTCCCACTTCGTATAGTAATCGATGCGAGCGCCCTCGAGGAGCTTCATCACTCGCGGGGAAATGACATCGTTACTGACAAGGAATGCTATCTTCATATTGCACCCTTTCTAAGAATAAGGACACTGATAGGACATGAGGGGTGGATTTTCACGGATTGTATTCTAGCTCATTACGAACCATTAATGTCTGAGTAATCAGACTTCTGCCTGACTTCTCTTGCTCTTCCCAACAAGACCGAACATTCTTTTGAACGACAGATCGTCGAGTATGGAATAGACCACAGGGACTACGAACAAAGTCAGCAGTGTCGACGTGATCAGTCCGCCGATCACCGCCTGGCCCATAGGAGCACGGAATTCGCTCCCTTCGCTCACCGCGAATGCTACCGGCACCATACCGAATATCATGGCGAACGTTGTCATGAGTATCGGTCGCAGCCTCGTTGCGCCGGCATTGATTAGCGCCTCGGTCCTCTCCTGACCCCTGTCGCGGAGAACGTTCGCATAATCGACGAGCAGAATTCCGTTCTTTGTGACAAGCCCCATCAGCATTATTACGCCGATGAGTGACATCATCGATACCGAGCTTCCGAACACGATCAACCCGAGAGTTGCCCCGATCAGAGACATCGGCAGCGCCAGCATGATCGCGAAAGGATATGTGAAACTTTCGAACTGTGCGGCAAGCACTATATAGACGAACACGATCGCCAGACCGAGGACGAGAAAAATATTTGCGAACGACTCGGCCTGCATCTG encodes:
- a CDS encoding T9SS type A sorting domain-containing protein yields the protein MPSLINTCFKYASRGLFGLAIVMSIFTIASSSQTLDSKYWVPNNTVNSIIVDDAHDLVYIGGDFDYLGPITGNFAALDPTTGSINSSFPKVSSMSGNVNAVISDGAGGLFIGGFFSKVGNVSINNLAHILSDGSVDNTWNPNPDDGVSSLALNGNSLIVGGYFSNIGGQADADLSSVSVTTGNVDPTWTKPNLDNSVATILVYGNRIYIGGYFSTVGDSSRNQLASLDLDGNVRAWNPSPSGDFGSIGGLDAANGYIYVAGSFSSIGSQSVEALAELDTTDGNATSWNTQDVSISGIPYCQCVKVIGGNVFFGGSFDAIGDSTRYSIASVDTASALPTRWDAGLLQGSSIQTITNNGAQIYFSGDFSSVQGQTRTRFADVDTNGTLQSWNASASDYASALLYYSGKVFAGGDMYSFGGVLRQDVAALSEITGQPTGLKVAFDDNSPQVSALALHDTTLFVGGVFQSVGGNARDGFVTVSANTGDVTSFDANLAPAPWSYYSGQADVIALKIYGGTIYVAGQFDSAGSGLRLPRNNIAAFDVNTGSLKSWNANVNGGAQPSVLALDAGGGSLYIGGAFADLGDSARVNLGSVDTVTGLATAWNPIIANSNDFIYSIAADGSTVYIGGSFTTMNSVTRNYAAAVDIVSTGSLLPWDPDLSSSADGFAVSGSFIYMGGYFQTIGGQPFNSIGAVDKTNGNPESWNLNLDATQYVQCIAISDKHQEVFFGGSESQVLGASQPYFAAVTNPSDASLPVQLISFDAQSTKGAVTLNWKTATEVGVAGFNLYRSSASAGPYTLLGSYSSNKSLAATGSSSRGASYHFVDNSAQSGKTYYYKIESLDLNGRSAQLGLLKVTVDIPENYALYQNYPNPFNPSTTIRFDLKEMSTVTLEVYNALGQKVFEQNYGTMNAGRYEENLSLGEFSSGMYFYRISAQGSTGDQFTSIKKLILLK
- a CDS encoding two-component regulator propeller domain-containing protein; the encoded protein is MESYRSTLTTTVLLCVGAVVAYAQSLRFEHISLQRGLSQSSAYSITQDKEGFLWFGTEDWLGRYDSYSFKVLKNGLSDFTSSSGNYVIRLIVDREGMLCV
- a CDS encoding PG0541 family transporter-associated protein, giving the protein MKIAFLVSNDVISPRVMKLLEGARIDYYTKWEHVKGKGHGTDPHLDTRSFPGTNVVYMIAFEQEASLEKLVDGINATNKDIPRPDDHIRLFQVPLERIV